One genomic window of Vibrio mangrovi includes the following:
- the flgK gene encoding flagellar hook-associated protein FlgK, which produces MASDLLNIGTQSVLTSQRQLNTTGHNISNVNTEGYSRQSVIQGVNAPRMYGGQTYGMGVHVENVRRSWDQFAVKELNIATTDYSYKSDTEQNLDMLSKMLSSVASKKIPENMNEWFDALKTLADSPNDMGARKVVLEKSQLMTQNLNDFHETIRRQYETVNKGLDLGIKRINQLALEIRDLQRLMMRTPGPHNDLMDQHEKLVKELSEYTKVTVTPRKNAEGFNIHIGNGHTLVSGTEASQLKMIDGYPDTHQWRLAMVEGKGIKAITSKDMGGKIGALFNMRDNEIPNVLDEIGRLATTFSYDVNKLQSQGLDLNGDIGELMFTDVNDDRIAKERVITSGDSEADMAAYIEDVTQLKGGEYSLLYDGSDYIAILPNGEQRVLSPSGGEIRLDGMRIEIRNEPRSGERVLIRPTRSGAATIKMEMNDPAKIAAQSFEASTTFAQGTATFKILRAGELREFEIDVSELGDTFTVKDKEGNIVAENETYPPSGPFTVMGTTFELSAGALPKDKFTANLVPSEGDNGNLRKMQNIQTDKQLDNNESTILDVYHNLNTNVGLRMSTASRLTDVARLEKEAAQERIASVSGVNLDEEAANMMKFQQAYMASSRIMQTANDTFNTILQLR; this is translated from the coding sequence ATGGCGTCTGACTTGTTGAATATTGGGACTCAGAGTGTCTTAACATCTCAAAGACAACTGAACACAACTGGTCACAATATATCTAACGTAAATACAGAGGGTTACAGCCGTCAGTCTGTAATCCAGGGTGTCAATGCCCCGCGTATGTACGGCGGTCAGACGTATGGTATGGGCGTACATGTGGAAAATGTTCGCCGCTCATGGGACCAGTTTGCCGTGAAAGAGCTAAATATTGCCACAACCGATTATTCCTACAAAAGCGATACTGAGCAGAATCTGGATATGTTATCCAAGATGCTTTCTTCCGTTGCCTCTAAGAAAATCCCCGAAAATATGAATGAATGGTTTGATGCGCTGAAAACTCTGGCTGATAGCCCGAATGATATGGGGGCACGTAAAGTTGTCTTGGAAAAGTCACAGTTGATGACTCAGAACCTGAACGACTTCCATGAAACGATTCGCCGGCAATATGAAACGGTGAATAAAGGTTTGGATCTCGGTATTAAAAGAATTAACCAGCTTGCTTTGGAAATCAGGGACTTGCAGCGTCTGATGATGCGTACACCCGGGCCGCATAACGATTTGATGGATCAGCATGAAAAGCTGGTTAAAGAACTCTCTGAATATACCAAAGTGACGGTAACTCCCCGTAAAAATGCGGAAGGATTCAATATCCATATCGGTAATGGACATACCTTGGTTTCTGGTACCGAAGCCAGTCAGTTGAAGATGATTGATGGTTATCCGGATACACACCAATGGCGTTTAGCGATGGTTGAAGGCAAGGGTATAAAAGCGATTACTTCGAAAGATATGGGAGGAAAAATCGGTGCATTATTTAATATGCGTGATAATGAAATTCCCAATGTTCTCGATGAAATAGGCCGTCTTGCAACAACATTTTCTTATGATGTGAATAAGTTACAGTCTCAGGGGCTTGATCTGAACGGAGACATCGGCGAGTTAATGTTTACCGATGTTAACGATGATCGGATTGCCAAAGAACGGGTGATTACCAGTGGGGACTCTGAAGCTGATATGGCAGCTTATATTGAAGATGTTACCCAATTGAAAGGCGGTGAGTACTCACTGCTTTATGATGGAAGTGATTATATTGCCATCCTGCCTAACGGTGAGCAGAGGGTTCTTTCTCCCAGTGGCGGAGAAATTCGTCTCGATGGTATGAGAATTGAGATTCGTAATGAACCGAGATCTGGTGAGCGGGTTCTGATCCGGCCAACCCGTTCCGGTGCGGCAACGATAAAGATGGAAATGAATGATCCGGCAAAAATTGCCGCTCAGAGCTTTGAGGCTTCAACAACTTTTGCTCAGGGTACGGCAACTTTTAAAATTCTACGGGCCGGAGAATTAAGAGAATTCGAAATTGATGTTTCAGAGTTGGGTGATACTTTCACTGTCAAAGATAAAGAAGGCAATATTGTTGCGGAAAATGAAACATATCCGCCTTCCGGTCCGTTTACAGTGATGGGCACAACTTTTGAGTTATCAGCTGGTGCATTACCAAAAGATAAATTTACAGCGAACCTGGTTCCCTCTGAAGGGGATAACGGGAACCTGAGGAAAATGCAGAATATCCAGACCGATAAGCAGTTGGATAATAATGAGTCGACGATTCTGGATGTTTACCACAACCTGAATACCAATGTTGGTCTGAGAATGTCGACAGCATCCCGGCTGACTGATGTGGCCCGTCTGGAGAAAGAAGCAGCACAAGAGCGGATTGCTTCAGTCTCTGGTGTCAACCTCGATGAGGAAGCTGCCAATATGATGAAATTTCAACAGGCATATATGGCATCTTCGCGAATCATGCAGACAGCCAACGATACCTTCAACACCATTCTGCAGTTGAGATAG
- a CDS encoding flagellar basal body P-ring protein FlgI encodes MKKLTLFWLATLFVSLQGQAARIKDVAEVAGVRSNQLVGYGLVTGLPGTGESTPFSDQSFNAMLQNFGIQLPQGTKPQTKNIAAVIVTAELPAFSKQGQTIDVTISSIGSAKSLRGGTLMQTFLKGLDGQVYAVAQGNLVVSGFSASGADGSKIVGNNPTVGMISNGATVEREVPNPFARGDYITFNLLDSDFTTAQRMADTVNQFLGPQMATAIDATSVQVRAPRDAGQRVAFLSAIENLEFNTAVGAAKIIVNSRTGTIVVGQYVRLKPAAVTHGGMTVAIKENLNVSQPGALSNGQTAVVPNSDISVTEKKGKMFNFQPGVTLDDLVRAVNEVGAAPSDLMAILQALKQAGAIEGQLIII; translated from the coding sequence ATGAAAAAGTTGACTCTTTTCTGGTTAGCGACACTGTTTGTTTCGTTACAGGGGCAGGCTGCGAGAATTAAAGACGTCGCAGAAGTTGCCGGTGTACGAAGTAACCAGCTCGTCGGTTATGGTCTGGTGACCGGTTTACCGGGAACCGGGGAATCGACTCCTTTTTCTGACCAGAGTTTCAATGCCATGCTGCAAAATTTCGGCATTCAGTTGCCGCAGGGAACCAAACCTCAGACGAAAAATATTGCCGCTGTCATTGTAACGGCTGAGCTGCCGGCATTCTCTAAACAGGGACAGACGATTGATGTGACGATTTCTTCCATCGGTTCGGCAAAAAGTTTACGTGGCGGAACATTGATGCAAACTTTCCTGAAAGGGCTGGACGGGCAGGTTTATGCTGTCGCTCAGGGCAACCTTGTCGTCAGTGGTTTCAGTGCCAGTGGTGCCGATGGTTCAAAAATTGTCGGGAATAATCCAACGGTCGGGATGATTTCCAATGGGGCAACGGTTGAACGTGAAGTGCCGAACCCGTTTGCCCGGGGAGATTATATTACATTTAATCTGCTTGATTCAGACTTTACGACAGCACAGCGTATGGCCGATACCGTCAATCAGTTTCTTGGTCCCCAAATGGCGACAGCTATTGATGCAACATCGGTTCAGGTTAGGGCACCCAGAGATGCCGGACAGAGAGTGGCTTTTCTCTCTGCAATTGAAAACCTTGAATTTAATACTGCGGTTGGTGCTGCTAAGATTATCGTCAATTCACGCACCGGAACGATTGTTGTCGGTCAGTACGTTCGTTTGAAACCGGCAGCAGTAACACATGGTGGCATGACCGTTGCTATTAAAGAGAATTTGAATGTAAGCCAGCCAGGCGCATTATCGAACGGACAGACTGCTGTGGTACCGAATTCAGATATCTCTGTGACGGAAAAGAAAGGCAAAATGTTTAACTTCCAGCCGGGGGTGACTCTGGATGATTTGGTTCGGGCTGTAAATGAGGTTGGTGCTGCGCCGTCGGATCTCATGGCCATTTTGCAGGCATTGAAGCAGGCCGGTGCGATTGAAGGCCAGTTGATTATCATTTAA
- the flgJ gene encoding flagellar assembly peptidoglycan hydrolase FlgJ has protein sequence MINDAKDIGFVQDITQLDKLRQKAVSGDTESEKSALTAAAKQFEAVFTSMLFKSMRKANSGFESDLFHSKTEDFYRQMLDEQMASHLSTSGRLGLADMIVAQLSTNIAGDKPKETSEPDQLQQALARIREHQQQNSDAEKIKGTADSASVPEPRRFDSPESFIHSLRPYAEKAARVLGVDASVLLAQAALETGWGTKVVANSRGSSHNLFNIKADRSWQGDKMATQTLEYYGHTPVVEKASFRAYDSYQDSFNDYVNFLSGNPRYMAALSHQGDATSFIQGIHQAGYATDPEYAEKVLRVRSQIQQMD, from the coding sequence ATGATAAATGACGCAAAAGATATCGGTTTTGTACAGGATATTACACAACTGGACAAACTTCGCCAGAAAGCGGTCAGTGGAGATACAGAGAGTGAAAAATCAGCACTGACAGCTGCGGCAAAGCAGTTTGAAGCCGTGTTTACTTCGATGCTTTTCAAGTCAATGAGAAAAGCAAATTCTGGATTTGAATCCGACCTGTTCCATAGTAAGACGGAAGATTTTTACCGTCAGATGTTAGATGAGCAGATGGCTAGCCATCTCAGCACTTCTGGTCGGTTAGGACTGGCAGACATGATTGTCGCTCAGCTTTCGACAAATATTGCCGGAGATAAGCCAAAAGAAACATCAGAGCCGGATCAGCTTCAGCAGGCTTTAGCTCGTATTCGTGAGCATCAACAACAGAATTCAGATGCGGAAAAGATCAAAGGTACTGCTGATTCAGCATCGGTCCCGGAACCACGCCGGTTCGATTCGCCGGAATCCTTTATTCATTCTTTAAGACCTTATGCAGAAAAAGCAGCCCGGGTTCTTGGCGTCGATGCCTCTGTATTGTTGGCACAGGCGGCACTGGAAACCGGGTGGGGAACTAAAGTTGTTGCCAACTCCCGGGGAAGTAGCCATAACCTGTTTAATATTAAAGCTGATCGCAGCTGGCAGGGTGATAAAATGGCGACTCAGACACTGGAGTATTATGGCCATACTCCCGTTGTAGAGAAAGCTTCATTCCGGGCTTATGATTCGTATCAGGATAGTTTCAATGATTATGTAAATTTCCTGTCCGGTAATCCTCGTTATATGGCTGCGCTGAGTCATCAGGGAGATGCAACTTCCTTCATTCAGGGAATTCATCAGGCTGGTTATGCAACTGACCCTGAATATGCGGAAAAAGTACTGCGGGTACGTTCTCAGATTCAGCAGATGGATTAA